One Epinephelus fuscoguttatus linkage group LG10, E.fuscoguttatus.final_Chr_v1 genomic window carries:
- the LOC125896195 gene encoding fibronectin type III domain-containing protein 7-like — MGVIKWLVIFVSLGICSQAAAQDLQVSVFSTTSKTVILRWIRYSGASSYKITVAPQSSPSDPIAFATFGPNTVMGSINSLSPNVMYTFTVEALDNSQMPLSTAVIESSTAPEMMDPIHTVKSQDSSTLIVEFSLVTGATHYIIRIENSNGFFREDTVSSSPAKITSLTPYTEYTLRIMAMNRGGRNQPSLSITTKTVLPPPQLSTSSPSNDSIIVSWAPVAHAVQYSITIYKLGSSTDMKHNTSDTSLTISGLDAGSLYFIKGVAWDPEGRKGEMSLYLNQTTRPPTPYSVSVSLVMSNSVTGLSVSWELDQQVYGHIEYHVMSDQNLTCNSTSSPCTLSPVGCGEVHTIQVTACNPAGPSLPSNPVVFITFPCPPESLAVEESPEGNCTLTWDTVPHADSYGAFIKRSDGSEGTCNTTSNNCTYHCECGYTYFMSVFAYNQAGCSPPGQVLNYTTLPCCPEGVSVSVVSTDTLEITWTAAQGADLYETRAADSSEVILCNDTAPVCALSDLSCDSAYSVVVTPCNEYSGCKRSCRAHTQNTAPCMPMNLMLEPKNSSCVSVSWTANNRAATYTVSALGDDGKHTCTTSGNSCDITDLPCGSTYEVSVTATSSFGQSLPSYSDSVETEPCCPPNLTVEQVTQAVTNVSWSHAKGAHTFITSLTSTRGHARCHTEDSHCLMGCITCGTNYTVTMEAYSHSGRMSNCTYQGFSSSACCPSGVRLYRMAGNSLRVYWRSAGSSHSYITEMTSSNNSYTCTASMGESSCDVGNVQCGDVYNVVVAPLTPEGSKVQFCPQRMYSVTCLGNNVGSVIYRGKRSLD, encoded by the exons ATGGGAGTTATCAAGTGGCTGGTGATTTTTGTGTCGTTGGGCATCTGCTCACAG GCTGCAGCTCAAg ATCTCCAGGTATCCGTGTTCTCAACAACATCCAAGACTGTGATTCTCAGATGGATCAGGTACTCTGGAGCCAGTTCGTACAAGATCACCGTCGCCCCCCAAAGCTCACCGAGCGACCCCATTGCGTTTGCCACATTTGGTCCCAACACAGTGATGGGCTCTATCAACTCTCTGTCCCCAAACGTCATGTATACATTCACAGTTGAAGCTCTGGATAATTCCCAAATGCCACTGAGCACTGCAGTTATTGAGTCATCCACAG CCCCTGAGATGATGGATCCCATCCATACAGTGAAGTCCCAGGATAGCAGCACCTTGATAGTGGAGTTCAGCTTGGTGACTGGGGCGACTCATTACATCATACGAATTGAGAACAGCAATGGCTTCTTCAGAGAAGACACAGTGTCCTCCTCCCCTGCTAAAATTACATCCCTCACACCATACACTGAGTACACGCTCAGAATCATGGCTATGAACCGTGGAGGCCGGAATCAGCCGTCTCTTTCCATTACCACCAAAACAG ttcttcctcctcctcagctctccacctcctctcccagcAACGACAGCATCATTGTATCCTGGGCTCCTGTTGCTCATGCCGTCCAATATTCcataactatatacaagcttggctCAAGCACTGACATGAAGCACAACACCTCAGACACCAGTTTGACCATCTCTGGCCTGGATGCTGGCTCCCTCTACTTCATCAAGGGTGTCGCCTGGGACCCTGAGGGCCGAAAGGGGGAGATGAGTCTGTACCTCAACCAGACGACAA GACCTCCAACACCATATTCTGTCAGCGTCTCTTTGGTGATGAGTAACAGTGTGACCGGACTCTCTGTATCCTGGGAACTCGATCAGCAGGTCTATGGACACATCGAGTACCATGTGATGAGTGACCAGAACCTCACATGTAACTCCACATCCAGCCCCTGCACCCTGTCGCCAGTGGGCTGTGGAGAGGTACACACTATCCAGGTCACCGCCTGCAACCCGGCCGGGCCCAGCTTGCCATCCAACCCTGTGGTGTTCATCACCT TCCCCTGCCCACCAGAGTCTCTGGCTGTTGAGGAGTCACCGGAAGGAAACTGCACGCTGACATGGGACACAGTGCCTCATGCCGACAGCTACGGGGCCTTCATCAAGAGAAGTGACGGCAGCGAGGGGACCTGCAACACCACCAGCAATAACTGCACCTACCACTGCGAGTGTGGCTACACTTACTTTATGTCTGTGTTCGCGTACAACCAAGCTGGCTGCAGTCCTCCAGGGCAAGTTCTCAACTACACCACCT TGCCCTGTTGTCCAGAGGGTGTATCAGTCTCCGTGGTGAGCACCGATACACTGGAGATCACGTGGACGGCCGCGCAGGGGGCAGATCTGTATGAGACTCGGGCTGCAGACAGTTCAGAGGTCATCCTGTGTAACGACACGGCACCGGTGTGTGCCCTCTCTGATCTCAGCTGTGACAGTGCCTACAGCGTGGTGGTGACACCCTGCAATGAATATAGCGGATGCAAGCGTTCATGCAGAGCTCACACCcaaaacacag CTCCCTGCATGCCGATGAATCTGATGCTGGAACCGAAAAACTCCTCCTGCGTCAGTGTCAGCTGGACAGCAAACAACAGGGCTGCTACTTACACTGTGAGCGCATTGGGAGATGATGGCAAACACACCTGCACCACCAGCGGAAACAGCTGTGACATCACCGACCTTCCCTGCGGCTCCACTTATGAAGTCAGTGTCACAGCAACCAGCTCCTTTGGTCAGAGTTTACCCAGCTACTCTGACTCTGTGGAAACAG AACCCTGTTGCCCGCCGAATCTAACAGTGGAACAGGTGACGCAGGCGGTGACCAACGTCTCATGGTCTCATGCCAAAGGGGCTCATACATTCATCACTTCTCTGACATCAACACGTGGTCACGCCCGCTGCCACACAGAAGACTCCCACTGCCTCATGGGATGCATCACCTGTGGAACCAACTACACTGtcaccatggaggcatacaGCCACAGTGGGCGCATGTCCAACTGCACCTATCAGGGCTTCTCGTCCA gTGCCTGCTGTCCATCAGGAGTCCGGCTCTACAGGATGGCCGGTAACTCTCTGCGGGTGTACTGGCGCAGTGCTGGCAGCAGCCACAGCTACATCACAGAGATGAcgagcagcaacaacagctacACCTGCACTGCCTCTATGGGGGAGAGCAGCTGTGATGTTGGCAACGTCCAGTGTGGGGACGTCTATAATGTAGTGGTGGCTCCGCTCACACCAGAGGGCAGCAAAGTCCAGTTCTGCCCTCAGAGAATGTACTCAG TTACTTGCTTAGGGAACAACGTTGGCTCAG TGATTTACAGAGGGAAAAGAAGTTTGGACTAG